The following coding sequences lie in one Thermosulfuriphilus ammonigenes genomic window:
- the argC gene encoding N-acetyl-gamma-glutamyl-phosphate reductase: MIKVAVVGASGYTGAELLRLLACHPEVEVVSITSRKEKGRLLKDVFPSLALAYPDLHFEDPEPKTLARKADLVFCCVPHRAAMAIVPDLLAAGVKVVDFSADFRLKDPATYERWYETKHTAPELLDEAVYGLPEIWREEIMEAHLVAGPGCYPTSVILPLHPLLSQGLIEREVIIDSKSGVSGAGRAAKLPLIFAEVNEAFRAYGLPGHRHIPEMEQELSFAAGSEVRVSFVPHLLPITRGILSTIYVFPRPGVSGDHLREALKKAYQGEPFVSVLPPGELPDVAHVRGTNQCRLAVVPDERTARVVIISVIDNLVKGAAGQALQCMNLMCGLKETMGLVGPALYP; this comes from the coding sequence ATGATTAAGGTCGCCGTAGTAGGAGCCAGTGGTTATACAGGGGCTGAGCTCTTGCGCCTTCTGGCCTGTCATCCAGAGGTGGAGGTAGTCTCCATCACCTCCCGCAAAGAGAAAGGACGCCTCCTCAAAGATGTCTTTCCCAGTCTGGCCTTGGCCTATCCGGATCTTCACTTTGAGGATCCTGAGCCCAAGACCTTGGCCCGGAAGGCAGACCTTGTCTTCTGCTGTGTGCCTCATAGAGCGGCTATGGCCATTGTTCCGGATCTTCTGGCTGCCGGGGTCAAGGTGGTTGATTTTTCAGCTGATTTTCGTCTCAAGGATCCTGCCACCTATGAGCGCTGGTATGAGACCAAACACACTGCGCCTGAGCTCCTGGATGAGGCTGTCTATGGCCTGCCCGAGATCTGGCGGGAGGAGATCATGGAGGCCCACCTGGTAGCCGGCCCCGGTTGTTATCCCACCAGTGTCATCCTGCCCCTTCATCCCCTCCTGTCTCAAGGATTGATCGAGAGGGAGGTTATCATTGACTCTAAGAGCGGGGTCTCAGGAGCGGGAAGGGCGGCCAAGCTGCCCCTTATCTTTGCCGAGGTAAATGAGGCCTTTAGGGCCTACGGCCTTCCAGGTCACCGGCATATTCCCGAGATGGAGCAGGAACTTTCTTTTGCCGCTGGGAGTGAGGTCCGGGTCTCCTTTGTTCCCCACCTTCTCCCCATAACCCGGGGGATATTGTCCACCATATATGTCTTTCCTCGACCGGGCGTCTCTGGAGATCATCTCCGGGAGGCCCTTAAGAAGGCCTATCAGGGGGAGCCTTTTGTGTCCGTTCTTCCCCCCGGGGAATTACCCGATGTGGCCCATGTTCGGGGGACCAATCAGTGTCGTCTGGCAGTGGTCCCGGACGAAAGGACCGCGAGGGTGGTCATCATTTCGGTAATTGACAACTTGGTCAAGGGAGCTGCCGGTCAAGCCCTTCAGTGTATGAATCTCATGTGTGGCCTTAAGGAGACAATGGGGCTCGTCGGCCCGGCTCTTTACCCCTGA
- the groES gene encoding co-chaperone GroES, protein MKIRPLHDRILVQRIEEEERTKGGIIIPDTAKEKPIMGKVIAVGDGRVTDSGQKIPMVVKEGDRILFGKYAGTEVKIEGEEYLIMREDDVLAIIED, encoded by the coding sequence ATGAAGATTCGGCCGCTTCATGACCGGATCCTTGTCCAGAGGATCGAAGAGGAAGAGCGCACCAAGGGCGGGATTATTATCCCGGATACGGCTAAAGAGAAGCCCATCATGGGTAAGGTGATTGCCGTAGGTGATGGTCGGGTAACCGACAGCGGGCAGAAGATCCCTATGGTGGTCAAGGAAGGTGATCGGATCCTTTTTGGCAAGTATGCCGGGACCGAGGTTAAGATCGAGGGTGAAGAGTATCTCATCATGCGTGAAGACGATGTCCTAGCCATCATTGAAGATTAG
- a CDS encoding pyridoxal phosphate-dependent aminotransferase translates to MKKGLSRRVRDLKPSPTLAVNAKAKALRAKGVDLVNLSAGEPDFDTPEFIKEAACKAIEEGFTRYTPVPGIPELREAIAQKIKAHYGLSYTPDSVLVTSGGKQAIFNAVAALVEEEDEVIILSPYWVSYPPIVEICGGRPVVVNTSEEKGFEPSLSAVAEAVSPRTKMIIINSPSNPTGVVLSPEFLKGVAHLALEHDFYILTDDIYDLIRFDGRAPFNVVSLEPKVMDRTLIVNGVSKTYAMTGWRLGWLVGPEELVKAASRIQSQSTSNACSISQKAALAALLGPQDSLKEMVKVFRRRRDLMVSLLLEIPEISCLVPMGSFYMFPNFSAYYGRQAGGQVIDGSLAMADYLLEEARVACVPGVAFGEDTCIRLSFATSEEEIEKGITRIKEALAKLS, encoded by the coding sequence ATGAAGAAAGGACTTTCCCGTCGGGTAAGAGATCTTAAGCCGTCGCCAACCCTGGCAGTAAATGCCAAAGCCAAAGCCCTGCGGGCCAAAGGGGTTGATTTGGTCAACCTTTCTGCCGGGGAGCCGGATTTTGACACCCCGGAATTTATCAAAGAGGCGGCCTGCAAAGCCATAGAAGAAGGCTTTACCCGCTACACCCCTGTCCCGGGAATCCCCGAATTAAGGGAGGCCATAGCTCAAAAAATCAAGGCCCATTATGGACTAAGCTATACCCCAGACTCTGTTCTCGTTACCTCCGGAGGGAAACAGGCCATTTTTAATGCCGTGGCCGCCCTGGTGGAGGAGGAAGATGAGGTTATTATTCTTTCACCCTACTGGGTCTCTTACCCTCCGATAGTGGAGATCTGCGGTGGCCGTCCGGTGGTGGTCAATACCAGCGAAGAGAAGGGCTTTGAGCCCAGCCTTTCGGCCGTAGCTGAGGCCGTAAGCCCTCGAACAAAGATGATTATTATCAACAGCCCCTCAAACCCCACCGGGGTAGTTCTTTCCCCGGAGTTTCTAAAAGGAGTGGCTCATCTGGCCTTAGAGCACGACTTTTATATCCTTACCGACGATATTTATGATCTTATTCGCTTTGATGGCCGGGCTCCCTTTAATGTGGTCTCTCTGGAGCCAAAGGTGATGGACCGTACCCTTATCGTTAATGGGGTCTCTAAGACCTACGCCATGACTGGCTGGCGTCTGGGTTGGCTGGTGGGGCCGGAGGAGCTGGTTAAGGCCGCCTCTAGAATCCAGAGTCAAAGCACCTCCAATGCCTGCTCTATCTCTCAGAAGGCGGCTCTGGCGGCCCTTCTCGGCCCTCAGGATTCTCTTAAAGAGATGGTTAAGGTCTTTCGACGCCGCCGGGATCTGATGGTCTCCCTTCTCCTGGAGATTCCCGAGATAAGCTGTCTGGTGCCCATGGGTTCTTTCTATATGTTTCCCAACTTCTCGGCCTATTATGGCCGGCAGGCTGGAGGGCAAGTTATAGATGGTTCTCTAGCCATGGCTGACTATCTCCTGGAGGAGGCCCGAGTGGCCTGTGTCCCCGGGGTTGCCTTTGGTGAAGATACCTGTATTCGCCTCTCCTTTGCCACTTCGGAGGAGGAGATTGAAAAGGGTATCACCAGGATCAAAGAAGCCCTGGCCAAACTTTCCTGA
- the ileS gene encoding isoleucine--tRNA ligase, producing MPDWRETLNLPKTKFPMKANLAQREPEILRRWYEEGLYQKMLEAGRGRPRFTLHDGPPYANGHIHMGTALNKVLKDFILKSRRMLGFVCPYVPGWDCHGLPIEHNVEKELKGRKKELSVVEIRERCRAYAQRFIDIQRQEFQRLGVIGDWERPYLTMTPDYEAVIAREFLAFFHQGNVYRRKKPVYWCPSCVTALAEAEVEYYPHRSPSITVRFPVTEDVVSALPLLRGKRASVLIWTTTPWTLPANLAVALNPDFDYVVLRVGEEYFILAEGRVLSLVSQLGVSDYEIVEKFSPSLLEGRHLRHPFYDRDSLIILADYVTLEAGTGCVHIAPGHGDEDYQSGLSYGLEVYCPVDEVGRFRQDLPLFGGDFVFEANEKIIAHLKETGALVHWEEIEHSYPHCWRCKRPVIYRATEQWFISLDVGGLREKALSWIDKVRWIPSWGRDRIHNMVASRPDWCISRQRAWGVPICVFLCEECGEPLKDEKVSQKVVSIFEQEGADAWFKHPPEVFLPAGARCPHCGATSFRKETDILDVWFDSGVSWAAVLEPREDHDYPAHLYLEGSDQHRGWFQSSLICSVGTRGKAPYQAVLTHGFVVDEQGRKMSKSLGNVIRPEEIIKKYGAEILRLWVAAEDYRDDIKIGKEILDRLVEAYRKIRNTARFILGNLYDFDPRKHALAPEEMPEFDRLMLYRLSGLISRVRQAYEGYNFHLVYHRIHQFCVVDLSATYIDIMRDTLYCEAPDSRARRAAQTVLYQSLLAITKLMAPVLSFTAEEIWGYLPGDDREPSVHLTTFPEPPLASLPEDFLQKWERLFELRSEITRALERARKEAKIIRNALEAELVFSAEGDLAPFVRENLDTLRHLAIVSSVKWQEDGVLEASQGELLYRSEEVPGLSILVRHAPGRKCERCWTWSEDVGTFADQPTLCRRCYEVVSRVWSDVVSASS from the coding sequence ATGCCTGACTGGCGTGAGACCCTCAATCTGCCCAAGACCAAGTTCCCCATGAAGGCCAATCTGGCCCAGCGAGAACCGGAGATTCTTCGGCGCTGGTATGAGGAAGGACTTTATCAGAAGATGCTTGAAGCGGGCCGTGGACGGCCTCGCTTCACCCTCCATGATGGCCCTCCCTATGCTAACGGCCACATCCATATGGGCACGGCCCTGAACAAGGTTCTGAAAGACTTTATCCTCAAGAGTCGGCGGATGTTGGGTTTTGTCTGTCCTTATGTTCCTGGTTGGGATTGCCATGGCCTTCCCATCGAACACAATGTGGAAAAGGAGCTCAAAGGCCGCAAAAAGGAGCTATCTGTCGTCGAAATTCGTGAACGATGCCGGGCCTATGCCCAGCGTTTTATTGATATCCAACGTCAGGAGTTCCAGCGCCTTGGGGTTATTGGAGATTGGGAAAGGCCTTATCTAACCATGACCCCTGACTACGAGGCGGTGATCGCCAGAGAGTTTTTGGCCTTTTTCCACCAGGGCAACGTGTATCGACGCAAAAAACCCGTCTATTGGTGCCCCTCTTGTGTTACAGCCCTGGCCGAGGCCGAAGTGGAGTACTATCCACACCGCTCCCCCTCTATTACGGTGCGTTTCCCGGTAACGGAAGATGTCGTCTCTGCCCTGCCTCTCTTAAGGGGTAAAAGGGCCTCGGTACTTATCTGGACTACTACTCCCTGGACCTTGCCGGCCAATTTAGCCGTGGCCCTTAATCCAGATTTTGATTACGTGGTTCTAAGAGTCGGCGAAGAATACTTTATCCTGGCCGAGGGGCGGGTTCTTTCTTTGGTGAGTCAACTGGGCGTCTCTGACTACGAGATCGTTGAAAAGTTTTCTCCCTCTCTGCTTGAGGGGCGACACCTTCGGCATCCCTTCTACGATCGAGACTCTCTGATCATTTTAGCCGATTACGTAACCCTTGAAGCCGGAACAGGCTGTGTTCACATCGCTCCCGGGCACGGAGATGAGGACTATCAAAGCGGCCTTAGTTACGGCCTTGAGGTTTACTGCCCGGTGGATGAGGTGGGTCGTTTTCGCCAGGATCTTCCGCTCTTTGGGGGAGATTTCGTCTTTGAGGCCAATGAGAAGATTATTGCCCATCTCAAGGAGACAGGGGCTCTGGTTCACTGGGAGGAGATCGAACACAGTTATCCCCACTGCTGGCGCTGTAAGCGCCCGGTTATCTATCGGGCCACCGAGCAGTGGTTTATTTCTCTGGATGTGGGAGGCCTAAGGGAGAAGGCCCTGTCCTGGATTGACAAGGTGCGCTGGATTCCCTCCTGGGGGAGAGATCGCATCCACAACATGGTGGCCTCCCGGCCCGACTGGTGTATTTCTCGCCAGAGGGCCTGGGGGGTGCCCATCTGTGTCTTCCTCTGTGAGGAGTGTGGCGAGCCTCTTAAGGACGAAAAGGTCTCCCAAAAGGTGGTCTCTATTTTTGAGCAGGAAGGGGCCGATGCCTGGTTTAAACATCCACCGGAGGTCTTTCTCCCGGCTGGTGCTAGGTGTCCTCACTGTGGTGCTACTTCCTTCCGTAAGGAGACAGACATCCTTGATGTCTGGTTTGACTCGGGTGTCTCCTGGGCCGCGGTGCTTGAACCCCGGGAGGATCATGACTACCCGGCCCATCTTTATCTGGAGGGAAGCGACCAACATCGGGGCTGGTTCCAAAGCTCTCTTATCTGTTCTGTTGGCACCCGGGGAAAGGCCCCTTATCAGGCCGTCCTTACCCACGGATTTGTAGTCGATGAGCAGGGCCGGAAGATGTCTAAGAGCCTGGGCAATGTTATCCGACCGGAGGAGATCATCAAAAAATATGGGGCAGAGATCCTTCGTCTTTGGGTGGCCGCCGAGGACTATCGAGACGACATCAAGATTGGTAAGGAGATTCTTGATCGTCTGGTCGAAGCCTATCGCAAGATCCGTAACACCGCTCGCTTTATTTTAGGGAACCTTTACGACTTTGATCCCCGTAAGCACGCCCTGGCCCCAGAGGAGATGCCCGAGTTCGATCGCCTGATGCTTTATCGTTTATCGGGGCTTATTTCCCGGGTTCGCCAGGCCTATGAGGGTTATAACTTTCATCTTGTCTATCATCGTATTCATCAATTCTGTGTGGTGGACTTGAGCGCCACCTATATTGATATTATGCGGGATACCCTCTATTGTGAGGCCCCTGACTCCAGGGCTCGTCGGGCGGCCCAGACGGTGCTTTATCAAAGCCTTCTGGCCATCACCAAACTTATGGCTCCGGTGCTTTCCTTTACCGCTGAAGAAATCTGGGGATATCTTCCCGGAGACGACAGGGAGCCCAGTGTTCACCTGACCACCTTTCCCGAGCCTCCTCTGGCCAGCCTGCCGGAGGATTTCCTTCAGAAGTGGGAGAGGCTTTTTGAGCTTCGCTCAGAGATCACCCGGGCCCTTGAGCGGGCCAGAAAGGAGGCCAAGATCATCCGGAACGCCCTGGAGGCCGAACTTGTCTTCTCGGCGGAGGGAGATCTGGCCCCCTTTGTTAGGGAGAATTTGGACACCTTGCGCCATCTGGCTATTGTCTCCTCGGTTAAGTGGCAGGAAGATGGGGTGCTTGAAGCCAGCCAGGGAGAGCTTCTTTATCGCTCGGAGGAGGTTCCGGGGCTATCCATTCTTGTCCGTCATGCTCCGGGGAGAAAATGTGAACGTTGTTGGACCTGGTCTGAAGATGTGGGCACCTTTGCTGATCAACCCACCCTGTGTCGCCGGTGTTACGAGGTGGTCAGTAGGGTATGGAGCGACGTAGTCTCAGCCTCTTCTTGA
- the lspA gene encoding signal peptidase II, with product MERRSLSLFLIPAVLVYFLDQFTKFWALKTLAQGPMVIVPGLLDFTLVSNTGAAFGFLAGEEGWRHYFFVSVSILALGMMVWVLASAERRPALLCLATGLVFGGALGNLTDRIRFHRVIDFIDVHWSGYHWPAFNVADSAITLGGCLLAYYFLSRSRI from the coding sequence ATGGAGCGACGTAGTCTCAGCCTCTTCTTGATCCCGGCGGTTCTGGTCTATTTTTTGGATCAGTTCACCAAATTCTGGGCCCTGAAGACCCTGGCTCAGGGGCCGATGGTAATTGTCCCCGGCCTTTTAGACTTCACTCTGGTTTCCAATACCGGAGCGGCCTTTGGATTTTTGGCCGGGGAGGAAGGCTGGCGGCACTACTTTTTTGTAAGTGTCAGCATTCTGGCCTTGGGGATGATGGTCTGGGTGCTGGCTTCGGCCGAGCGGCGACCGGCTCTGCTCTGTCTGGCCACGGGGCTTGTCTTCGGAGGTGCCCTTGGCAACCTGACTGATCGGATCCGCTTTCACCGGGTAATAGACTTTATCGATGTGCACTGGTCCGGATATCACTGGCCGGCCTTTAATGTTGCTGATTCGGCTATTACCTTGGGGGGATGCCTCCTGGCCTACTATTTTCTCAGCCGAAGCCGGATTTAG
- a CDS encoding tetratricopeptide repeat protein, with product MKDPVLSLYAPLPSLGKVLFPGRFEAFVQTIGKELARKGGKVSAHKGFFYVLSPGLKEAILLADNLFSSIQQFFKGSLTVAPPPFQVVLEIGKEAAALTRRLFSNVDRLRPGHLYLAPRAAQNYRKVKTADWEILTQLEPLEGTDLAELRLASSFKSEAIFGARDLPFLGRESECFYCGAFDHHPGDCPSKKLDLGQQALRALARIKPEHVGGRFEKAWFKKDLRDPAYLAFFDLRLPYQLRFLIQLCGSEAERWEGLNLRRSSPPKGPLFLALDALRVGGHEEARRLLDKLIEERPQDMRPFLVSAFIAIETLDIDRALVFLEEAMDRARLPLERSYLYLVKARCLDLKGQSSLADEALKAAFRIDKSCSEALYAEALALSRMGVYDEAEARIRALVGQSASFWMKAFLEPNFIGWQLTLEEILSRHLTVAQEEALAHLTRAEEVVAGLKKVFSPEDEEVKAKEESLEEIRKAIYEGGIAAVEEARKAAAHLALDGQGMIVRRQREVVEGVRELIRRYDELVIFWRDYPYKNKYASFGQALEEIKESLRELDILAKSDPQRHIKKVMAESQRLEQAIVALESQKGGLISYQTTMERFRYFLRLSILGELLVLIITLGLPSLFSYLYYLAPEIVPFRPRLFFDIQGKFFLWATVVVVIYSLVKTFSRET from the coding sequence ATGAAGGACCCGGTTCTCAGTCTATATGCGCCTCTTCCCTCCCTGGGTAAGGTCCTCTTTCCTGGACGCTTTGAGGCCTTTGTCCAGACCATAGGTAAGGAGCTGGCCCGCAAGGGAGGAAAGGTTTCGGCCCACAAGGGCTTTTTCTATGTCCTTTCTCCGGGCCTCAAAGAGGCTATTCTTCTGGCGGATAATCTGTTTTCTTCGATCCAGCAGTTTTTTAAAGGATCCCTTACGGTAGCCCCTCCCCCTTTTCAGGTTGTCTTGGAGATAGGCAAAGAGGCCGCGGCCCTAACCAGAAGGCTCTTCAGTAATGTGGATCGCCTCCGACCAGGCCATCTTTATCTTGCCCCTCGAGCGGCCCAAAACTACCGTAAGGTCAAGACGGCAGATTGGGAGATCCTGACCCAGCTTGAACCCCTGGAGGGAACCGATCTGGCCGAGCTTCGTTTGGCCTCAAGTTTTAAAAGCGAGGCCATCTTTGGGGCCAGGGATCTTCCCTTTTTAGGTCGGGAATCAGAGTGTTTTTATTGTGGGGCCTTTGATCACCATCCTGGCGATTGCCCTAGCAAGAAGCTGGATCTTGGTCAGCAGGCCTTAAGGGCCCTGGCCAGAATAAAACCCGAGCATGTTGGCGGGCGCTTTGAGAAGGCTTGGTTTAAAAAAGATCTTCGGGATCCAGCTTACCTGGCCTTTTTTGATCTTCGTCTGCCCTATCAACTCCGCTTTTTAATTCAACTCTGCGGCAGTGAAGCAGAGAGATGGGAGGGACTTAACCTTCGCCGGTCCTCTCCCCCCAAAGGGCCGCTGTTCTTGGCTCTTGATGCCTTAAGGGTGGGTGGTCACGAAGAGGCCCGACGACTTCTCGACAAGCTTATTGAAGAACGCCCCCAGGATATGAGACCGTTTCTGGTCTCGGCCTTTATAGCCATCGAGACTCTGGATATCGATCGGGCCTTGGTCTTTCTGGAGGAGGCCATGGATCGGGCCAGGTTACCCCTGGAGAGATCCTACCTTTATTTGGTTAAGGCCCGCTGTCTTGACCTTAAAGGCCAGAGTTCCCTGGCCGACGAGGCCCTGAAGGCGGCCTTTCGAATAGATAAAAGTTGTAGTGAGGCCCTTTACGCCGAAGCCCTGGCCTTATCCCGGATGGGTGTCTATGACGAGGCTGAGGCCCGAATAAGGGCCCTGGTGGGACAGTCGGCCTCTTTCTGGATGAAGGCCTTTCTGGAGCCTAATTTTATTGGATGGCAACTCACTCTGGAGGAAATCCTCTCTCGCCATTTAACCGTGGCCCAGGAGGAGGCGCTGGCCCATTTGACCAGGGCTGAGGAGGTTGTGGCCGGGCTCAAAAAGGTCTTTAGCCCCGAAGATGAGGAGGTAAAGGCCAAAGAAGAGTCTCTTGAGGAGATCCGGAAGGCCATCTATGAAGGGGGCATCGCCGCCGTGGAGGAGGCCCGCAAAGCGGCCGCTCACCTGGCCCTGGATGGTCAGGGAATGATCGTCCGCCGCCAGCGGGAGGTAGTAGAGGGGGTCAGAGAACTTATCCGGCGCTACGACGAGTTAGTGATTTTCTGGCGAGATTATCCTTATAAAAACAAATATGCCTCATTCGGCCAGGCCCTGGAAGAAATCAAAGAATCCTTAAGAGAACTTGATATTCTGGCCAAAAGCGACCCCCAACGGCACATAAAGAAGGTTATGGCCGAATCCCAGAGACTGGAACAGGCCATTGTTGCCCTTGAGTCTCAAAAGGGTGGGCTTATCTCCTATCAGACAACCATGGAGCGGTTTCGCTATTTTTTGCGTCTTTCTATTCTGGGTGAGCTTTTGGTCCTGATCATTACCTTGGGGCTACCCTCGCTGTTTTCTTACCTGTATTATCTTGCCCCGGAGATCGTACCCTTTCGCCCCCGGCTTTTCTTTGACATTCAGGGAAAGTTTTTTCTCTGGGCCACGGTAGTGGTGGTGATCTACTCCCTAGTCAAAACCTTCTCCCGAGAGACCTGA
- the glp gene encoding molybdopterin molybdotransferase MoeA: protein MEFFFRVKTVAEVLDIISSFPPLPEEEVDLSEALGRFAAGNILSPEDLPPFSRSTMDGYAVRAEETFGAREGEPTVLKVVGEIPMGQAPDFSLGPGEAARIATGGMLPQGANAVVMVEHTETIGDLVEILRPVAPGENVLRKGEDISQEDIIIKGGTRFTPALLGLLAGVGIGRVQVRQRPRVAIISTGDELVPSQERPAPGQIRDINTISLSAAIMEAGGLALPMGIVPDDEEALFKAVSLALEEAEVVLISGGSSVGTRDYTLKVIERLPGSELLCHGLAVRPGKPTILARVGHKAVFGLPGQVTSALLVFYILVRPLVCHLQGAQGKELFLPRTWARVSRNLASAMGREDYIRAHLSFNEDGLWAEPIFGRSGLLSPLARAQGLIRIPQNSEGVYQGEMVEIFLLP, encoded by the coding sequence GTGGAGTTCTTCTTTCGGGTAAAGACTGTGGCCGAGGTTCTGGATATCATCTCCTCTTTTCCCCCCCTGCCGGAGGAGGAGGTCGACCTATCAGAAGCCTTGGGGCGTTTTGCCGCCGGTAATATTCTTTCTCCGGAGGATCTTCCTCCCTTTTCTCGCAGCACAATGGATGGTTACGCCGTCCGGGCCGAGGAGACCTTTGGGGCCAGAGAGGGAGAACCAACCGTTCTTAAAGTAGTGGGAGAGATTCCCATGGGCCAGGCCCCGGATTTTTCTCTGGGCCCAGGTGAGGCGGCCAGAATCGCTACCGGAGGGATGCTTCCCCAGGGGGCCAATGCCGTGGTCATGGTGGAGCACACCGAGACCATCGGCGATCTGGTGGAAATTCTCCGTCCTGTAGCCCCGGGAGAAAACGTTCTCCGCAAAGGTGAGGATATCTCTCAGGAAGACATTATCATCAAAGGAGGCACCAGATTCACCCCGGCCCTCCTTGGTCTCCTGGCTGGAGTAGGGATCGGCAGGGTTCAAGTCCGGCAGCGGCCTCGGGTAGCCATAATTTCTACGGGAGACGAACTGGTGCCGTCCCAAGAAAGGCCAGCCCCAGGTCAGATCCGAGACATAAACACCATCTCCCTCTCGGCCGCCATAATGGAGGCCGGAGGCCTAGCCCTACCAATGGGTATCGTTCCTGACGATGAGGAAGCCCTCTTTAAGGCCGTATCCCTGGCCCTTGAGGAGGCCGAGGTGGTTCTTATATCCGGAGGCTCATCCGTAGGAACTCGAGACTACACCCTTAAGGTTATAGAAAGGCTGCCCGGTTCAGAGCTTCTCTGTCATGGTCTGGCTGTTCGACCCGGCAAGCCGACCATCCTGGCCCGTGTCGGCCATAAGGCGGTCTTTGGCCTTCCTGGGCAGGTAACCAGTGCCCTCTTGGTCTTTTATATCCTTGTCAGACCTCTTGTCTGTCATCTTCAGGGAGCCCAAGGAAAGGAGCTCTTCTTACCCCGGACCTGGGCCCGGGTTAGCCGAAATCTGGCCTCGGCTATGGGCCGAGAAGACTATATCCGGGCCCACCTCTCCTTTAATGAAGATGGCCTCTGGGCCGAACCCATATTTGGTCGTTCCGGACTTCTGTCTCCCCTGGCCCGGGCCCAAGGTCTTATCAGGATTCCCCAAAACAGTGAGGGAGTCTATCAAGGAGAGATGGTTGAGATATTTCTCCTGCCCTAA
- the rplM gene encoding 50S ribosomal protein L13 — translation MKTPLPKVNEIKRKWYVVDAKDKVLGRLATQIAIRLRGKHKPEFTPHLDTGDFIIVINADKVRLTGKKLTDKFYYRHSGYMGGLKVRSAAQMLAEKPEEVIRLAVKRMLPRNRLSRKLLKKLKVYRGEEHPHQAQQPEKLDL, via the coding sequence ATGAAGACTCCACTGCCCAAGGTCAATGAGATAAAGAGAAAGTGGTATGTGGTGGACGCCAAGGATAAAGTCCTTGGCCGTCTGGCCACCCAGATTGCCATAAGACTGCGGGGCAAACATAAGCCGGAATTCACCCCCCACCTGGACACTGGTGACTTTATCATTGTTATCAATGCCGACAAGGTTCGACTGACAGGCAAGAAACTTACTGACAAGTTCTACTATCGTCATTCGGGATATATGGGAGGGCTTAAGGTTCGATCAGCGGCCCAGATGCTTGCTGAAAAGCCGGAGGAAGTTATTCGTCTGGCGGTCAAGAGAATGCTCCCCAGGAACCGTCTCTCCCGTAAGTTGCTTAAAAAGCTTAAGGTCTATCGGGGAGAGGAACATCCTCATCAGGCGCAACAACCCGAAAAACTAGATCTCTAA
- the rpsI gene encoding 30S ribosomal protein S9 — protein sequence MAETRFYATGKRKTAIARVWLAPGSGQIKVNNQDFETFFDTEVARFVVDKPFDLTGTKGQFDVICTVCGGGKSAQAEAIRHGIAKALVLFNPDFRSSLKKAGFLTRDARVKERKKYGLRGARRGQQYSKR from the coding sequence ATGGCAGAGACTAGATTTTATGCCACTGGCAAGAGAAAGACAGCCATCGCCCGGGTCTGGTTGGCCCCGGGTTCTGGTCAGATTAAGGTCAACAATCAGGATTTTGAAACCTTCTTTGATACCGAGGTGGCTCGGTTCGTGGTGGATAAGCCCTTTGATTTAACGGGGACCAAGGGGCAGTTTGATGTTATCTGTACCGTCTGCGGGGGAGGGAAGTCCGCCCAGGCCGAGGCCATTCGTCATGGTATTGCCAAAGCCCTGGTGCTCTTCAATCCGGATTTTCGTTCTTCTCTCAAAAAGGCTGGCTTTCTCACCAGGGATGCCCGGGTCAAGGAGCGCAAAAAGTACGGTCTTCGTGGAGCCAGACGCGGTCAGCAGTACTCTAAGCGTTAA
- the truA gene encoding tRNA pseudouridine(38-40) synthase TruA, which yields MRNIKLTIEYDGTNYLGWQRQKVGPTIQGTLEETLSRILNHRVHIRGAGRTDAGVHALGQVANFKTTSSLDPASLGRALNALLPRDMAIIKVEEVDLKFHAQFSAKKKTYFYQILSRPVRSAIWRNYAWWVPDRLDLEAMKACLPYIQGRRDFASFRNTGTSTRTTVRTVFEATIKRVPVAGMIRFEITADGFLRYMVRNLAGALVRVGQGRMSPEDFVQLLDARDRSLAPPPAPPQGLYLKEVIYD from the coding sequence GTGCGCAACATAAAGCTGACCATCGAATATGATGGGACCAACTACCTCGGCTGGCAGAGGCAAAAGGTCGGTCCAACCATTCAGGGGACTTTAGAAGAGACCCTTTCCCGAATTTTAAATCATCGCGTCCATATCCGAGGGGCCGGTCGTACCGATGCCGGCGTCCACGCTCTGGGCCAGGTGGCCAACTTTAAGACCACCTCTTCCTTGGATCCAGCCAGTCTCGGTCGGGCCTTGAATGCCCTTTTGCCCCGTGATATGGCCATTATCAAAGTGGAGGAAGTGGATCTCAAATTCCATGCCCAGTTTTCGGCCAAAAAGAAGACATACTTTTACCAGATACTTTCTCGACCGGTACGTTCGGCCATCTGGCGTAACTATGCCTGGTGGGTGCCGGATCGCCTGGATCTTGAGGCCATGAAGGCCTGTTTACCTTATATTCAAGGTCGCAGAGACTTTGCCAGTTTTCGTAATACTGGCACCTCTACCAGGACCACCGTGCGGACGGTATTTGAGGCAACCATTAAAAGGGTCCCGGTAGCCGGGATGATTCGCTTTGAGATTACCGCCGATGGGTTTCTGCGTTATATGGTTCGCAACTTAGCCGGGGCTCTGGTAAGGGTAGGGCAAGGGCGGATGAGTCCTGAGGATTTTGTTCAGCTTCTTGATGCCCGGGATCGTTCTTTGGCCCCACCGCCGGCCCCCCCTCAAGGGCTCTATCTTAAAGAGGTCATCTACGACTAA